The proteins below are encoded in one region of Synergistaceae bacterium:
- the tmk gene encoding dTMP kinase yields MTASSEGLFITIEGIDGSGKSTQSERLCQWLEDVLGPGRVLRTFEPGGWSGGELLRRLLLGGTTLTSRTELLLFLADRSGHLDKEILPALAQGRWVVCERYTDSTLAYQSWGRGIAYEKIKGLLDWCGFPEPDGTILLDVNEETAWSRLKRRGEADRMESGGADFMARVVKGYRELARRDSNRIMVLDGTASAEHVAERLCLRVEERFGKRMRF; encoded by the coding sequence ATGACGGCGTCGAGCGAGGGGCTTTTTATAACAATCGAGGGCATCGACGGCAGCGGGAAAAGCACCCAGTCCGAGCGGCTTTGTCAATGGCTGGAGGACGTTTTGGGACCCGGGAGGGTTCTGCGTACCTTTGAACCCGGCGGTTGGAGCGGTGGAGAATTGTTGCGCCGGCTTCTACTGGGAGGGACGACCTTAACGTCACGGACGGAGTTGCTTCTTTTCCTGGCGGATCGGAGCGGCCACCTGGACAAGGAGATCCTTCCGGCTCTCGCGCAGGGGCGCTGGGTCGTCTGTGAACGTTACACGGATTCCACTTTGGCCTACCAGTCCTGGGGACGAGGCATCGCCTACGAAAAAATAAAAGGACTTCTTGATTGGTGTGGTTTTCCAGAGCCCGATGGGACGATTCTTCTGGACGTGAACGAGGAAACGGCGTGGTCGCGATTGAAGCGGCGGGGCGAGGCGGATCGGATGGAGTCCGGCGGAGCGGATTTTATGGCGCGAGTGGTCAAGGGATATCGGGAGCTGGCGCGTCGCGATTCAAACCGGATCATGGTTCTTGATGGGACAGCCAGCGCCGAGCACGTGGCCGAGCGTCTATGCTTGCGCGTGGAGGAACGT